GCGCCCGCCGTGCTGGCCCTGGTGATGCGGGAGGGCCTCCTGCTCGCCGTCGCGGGCGTGGCAGTCGGCCTCGCCGGCGCCTTCGTGCTCACGCGCACCCTGGAGAGCTTCCTCTATGAAGTGGCGCCGACCGACGGCGTCTCGTTCGTGGCCGCGGCCGGCTGCCTGCTGCTCGTCGCGATGGCGGCCGCCTACCTGCCGGCGCGACGGGCGACCCGCGTCGACCCGATGGCGGCGCTGCGGATGGAGTAGCCGGAGAACGCGGGGTCTTGCCACGGGCATCTACCGTCCGCCCGGACATTCCCCTTGATTACCGAGAGGAGTCGTGCTAGCCTGAGTTAACTCGGTAACCGAGAGGGCAGCGTAATGACCAAGCCGTCGAATCTCGTGCAGGGAACGCTGGACCTGCTGATCCTGAAGATCCTCGCCCTCCAGCCGATGAGCGGCTGGGCCATCAGCCAGCGGCTCAAGCAGGTCTCCAGCGACGCGCTCCGGGTGAGCGACGGCTCGCTCTATCCGGCGCTGCACAAGCTGGAGCAGAAGGGCTGGATCACGTCGGAGTG
Above is a window of Acidobacteriota bacterium DNA encoding:
- a CDS encoding PadR family transcriptional regulator, which gives rise to MTKPSNLVQGTLDLLILKILALQPMSGWAISQRLKQVSSDALRVSDGSLYPALHKLEQKGWITSEWQSTENSRRAKIYALAPPGRQYLRQETENWERLSAAITRVVRLTEA